A genome region from Gemmatimonadota bacterium includes the following:
- a CDS encoding phage tail protein, whose translation MPPTYRDDPYGNYNFLIEVQGISDGATARGSFSEITGLGVDIDVIEYRVGTEDITVRKMPGLAKYPNLVCKRGVTGDATFWNWLLSALQGNVQRATVRISLLDESRQEVMRWNLRRAWPCRWMGPDLKATGSEVAIESLELCHEGIDLDD comes from the coding sequence ATGCCCCCGACCTACCGCGACGATCCCTACGGCAACTACAACTTCCTGATCGAGGTGCAGGGGATCAGCGACGGGGCCACGGCCCGCGGATCCTTCTCGGAGATCACCGGCCTGGGCGTCGACATCGACGTCATCGAGTACCGGGTCGGCACCGAGGACATCACCGTGCGGAAGATGCCGGGCCTCGCGAAGTATCCCAACCTGGTCTGCAAGCGGGGCGTGACCGGCGACGCGACGTTCTGGAACTGGCTGCTGAGCGCCCTGCAGGGCAACGTGCAACGCGCCACCGTGCGCATCTCGCTGCTGGATGAAAGCCGCCAGGAGGTGATGCGCTGGAACCTGCGGCGCGCCTGGCCCTGCAGATGGATGGGCCCGGACCTCAAGGCCACGGGGTCGGAGGTGGCCATCGAGTCGCTGGAGCTCTGCCACGAAGGCATCGACCTGGACGACTGA
- a CDS encoding CPBP family intramembrane glutamic endopeptidase has protein sequence MIEPTLWDHLLAAVLLIAFPLHARWSWARFRRAVATGGPGARRREYVRGMARQWTVTGIVLLGWFMAGRSPASLGFQLPLDAGSLAGLAITGLGLAFLAGQWRAVRRLERAELVEYAGETLGVAELLPRTDEEARAFAALSLTAGICEEILYRGFLIAWVGVWTGPWTSALLAGLAFGVAHAYQGRSGVIKTGVIGILAGFLYVGTASLLWPMILHAAIDVHGGAVGRRILDAVAARHAERSHSDSEEGADPS, from the coding sequence ATGATCGAACCGACCCTCTGGGACCACCTCCTCGCCGCGGTCCTGTTGATCGCGTTCCCGCTGCACGCACGGTGGAGCTGGGCGCGCTTCCGGCGGGCCGTGGCGACCGGCGGTCCCGGTGCCCGGCGCCGCGAGTACGTGCGCGGCATGGCGCGGCAGTGGACGGTCACGGGCATCGTGCTGCTCGGCTGGTTCATGGCGGGTCGGAGCCCGGCCTCGCTCGGATTCCAGCTCCCGCTGGACGCCGGGAGTCTCGCCGGCCTGGCCATCACCGGCCTGGGACTGGCGTTCCTGGCCGGGCAGTGGCGGGCGGTGCGGCGGTTGGAGCGCGCCGAGCTCGTCGAGTATGCAGGGGAGACCCTGGGGGTGGCCGAGCTGCTGCCCCGCACCGACGAGGAGGCCCGCGCCTTCGCGGCGCTCTCGCTCACCGCCGGCATCTGTGAGGAGATCCTCTACCGCGGCTTCCTCATCGCCTGGGTGGGTGTCTGGACGGGCCCGTGGACGTCCGCCCTGCTGGCCGGCCTCGCCTTCGGGGTCGCGCACGCCTACCAGGGCCGCAGCGGTGTGATCAAGACCGGGGTGATCGGCATCCTGGCCGGCTTCCTGTACGTGGGAACCGCGTCGCTGCTCTGGCCCATGATCCTCCACGCCGCGATCGACGTGCATGGCGGCGCCGTAGGCCGCAGGATCCTCGACGCCGTGGCCGCCCGACACGCGGAGCGCAGCCACTCCGACTCCGAAGAAGGGGCAGACCCGTCGTGA
- a CDS encoding CRTAC1 family protein, producing MSRGREGLALCASLLLAACAAEQGTLEERDPDFPPTFESVQPELFSASGAQPNAFIDFDNDGDLDLFVGFRNGPDRLYRNDAGTFTDVAADVGLASPEDTRVASWGDFDGDGHLDVYIGFPAGGGTDRIYRNDGDGTHFTDVTGQLGVSVDGTTRQTSWIDIDQDGDVDLFVALRDGPNRLYRNDGQTFTDVTEETGIGDPRRTVGVAWADFDQDGDLDAFVANQNGDADGFYRNDGGTFTDVAAELGMDGGERSEEIGGVGPDVTDYDNDGDLDLFVANYGPDAIWRNNGDGTFTEVAQGTPVAADHHSTTAAWGDYDNDGWPDVFVAAFLGDEPEAPDHLFRNVQGTFADATPALILTKGASHGVRWADYDADGDLDLALANNDPGVGTHPLLRNLLPAERAERSVQVRVLDPSGRHTRAGAEVRVFESGTDRLLGSRLVDTGGGYCSQGAAPVHVGLPAGIERVDVEVTVLTPGGRTSQRVEGVDYRALPGRVLTVER from the coding sequence GTGAGCCGCGGGCGGGAGGGCCTCGCGCTCTGCGCGTCCCTGCTGCTGGCCGCCTGCGCGGCCGAGCAGGGCACGCTGGAGGAGCGTGACCCGGACTTCCCGCCCACGTTCGAGTCCGTGCAACCGGAGCTGTTCTCCGCTTCGGGGGCGCAGCCCAACGCGTTCATCGATTTCGACAACGACGGCGATCTGGACCTGTTCGTGGGCTTCCGCAACGGGCCCGACCGTCTCTACCGCAACGACGCCGGGACCTTCACCGACGTGGCCGCCGACGTCGGGCTGGCCAGCCCCGAGGACACGCGCGTGGCGTCCTGGGGGGACTTCGACGGGGACGGCCATCTGGACGTCTACATCGGCTTCCCCGCCGGGGGCGGCACCGACCGCATCTACCGCAATGACGGAGACGGGACGCACTTCACGGACGTCACGGGGCAGCTCGGCGTCTCCGTCGACGGGACGACTCGTCAGACCTCCTGGATCGACATCGACCAGGATGGGGACGTCGATCTCTTCGTGGCGCTGCGCGACGGCCCCAATCGCCTCTACCGCAACGACGGTCAGACCTTCACCGACGTGACGGAGGAGACCGGGATCGGCGATCCCCGCCGCACGGTCGGAGTGGCCTGGGCGGACTTCGACCAGGACGGGGACCTCGACGCCTTCGTGGCCAACCAGAACGGGGACGCGGACGGCTTCTACCGGAACGACGGCGGGACCTTCACGGACGTGGCCGCCGAGCTGGGCATGGACGGCGGCGAGCGCTCCGAGGAGATCGGCGGTGTGGGGCCGGACGTCACCGACTACGACAACGACGGGGACCTGGACCTGTTCGTGGCCAACTACGGCCCGGATGCCATCTGGCGCAACAACGGGGACGGCACGTTCACCGAAGTGGCGCAGGGCACGCCGGTTGCCGCCGACCATCACAGCACCACGGCCGCCTGGGGCGACTACGACAACGACGGGTGGCCGGACGTCTTCGTGGCCGCGTTCCTGGGAGACGAGCCCGAGGCGCCCGACCACCTGTTCCGCAACGTCCAGGGCACCTTCGCGGACGCCACGCCCGCGCTGATCCTGACCAAGGGCGCGAGCCACGGCGTGCGCTGGGCGGACTACGACGCGGACGGCGATCTGGACCTGGCGCTCGCCAACAACGACCCCGGTGTGGGGACGCATCCCCTGCTCCGGAACCTGCTCCCGGCCGAGCGCGCGGAGCGCTCCGTCCAGGTGCGCGTGCTCGATCCCAGCGGCCGCCATACGCGCGCGGGTGCGGAGGTGCGGGTCTTCGAGTCCGGTACGGACCGACTCCTGGGGTCGCGGCTCGTGGACACGGGCGGCGGCTATTGTTCGCAGGGCGCCGCGCCGGTGCACGTGGGCCTGCCCGCGGGGATCGAGCGCGTGGATGTGGAGGTGACGGTGCTCACGCCCGGAGGCCGCACGAGCCAGCGGGTGGAAGGCGTGGACTACCGCGCGCTGCCCGGGCGGGTGCTGACGGTGGAGCGGTAG
- a CDS encoding acetamidase/formamidase family protein has product MRLVLPLLLLGTLLPARLSAQEASSTPMVHRLDATPRTVAWGYYWAEAAPVLRIRSGDIVDVSTLLTSTPERLEAAGIPPDEVQINLRDVTEVVTDRGPGGHILTGPVFVEGAEPGDVLEVRILTVDLPIAYGYNGCSGFMRELCPEERTRIFRLDRERMMAEFQPGIHIPLRPFFGSMGVAPPPDAGRWSSVPPWIHAGNIDNRELVAGTSLYIPVHVPGALFEIGDGHAAQGDGEVNQTAIETSLRGLVQLIVHKDHSIEWPRAETQTHWIAMGADEDLTEATRIAIRQATELIHDRWGVDTGEAYRLVSLACDLRITQLVDQKVGVHVMIPKSIFNAGSEP; this is encoded by the coding sequence ATGCGCCTCGTCCTGCCGCTCCTGCTGCTCGGGACGCTCCTGCCGGCCCGACTGTCGGCCCAGGAGGCGTCCTCCACCCCGATGGTCCACCGCCTGGACGCCACGCCCCGGACCGTGGCCTGGGGCTACTACTGGGCGGAGGCCGCCCCGGTGCTCCGGATCCGGTCCGGGGACATCGTGGACGTCTCCACCCTCCTGACGTCCACCCCGGAGCGCCTGGAGGCCGCGGGCATCCCACCGGACGAAGTCCAGATCAACCTGCGCGACGTCACCGAGGTGGTGACCGACCGGGGGCCGGGGGGCCACATCCTGACGGGGCCCGTCTTCGTCGAGGGCGCCGAGCCGGGAGATGTCCTGGAGGTCCGCATCCTGACGGTGGACCTGCCGATCGCCTACGGCTACAACGGCTGCAGCGGCTTCATGCGCGAGCTCTGCCCGGAGGAGCGCACCCGCATCTTCCGGCTGGACCGGGAACGCATGATGGCCGAATTCCAGCCCGGCATCCATATCCCGCTCCGGCCCTTCTTCGGCAGCATGGGTGTGGCTCCGCCGCCGGACGCCGGACGGTGGAGCTCGGTGCCGCCCTGGATCCACGCCGGCAACATCGACAACCGCGAGCTGGTCGCGGGCACGTCGCTCTACATCCCGGTGCACGTGCCGGGCGCGCTCTTCGAGATCGGCGACGGCCACGCCGCCCAGGGGGACGGCGAAGTCAACCAGACCGCCATCGAGACCTCCCTGCGCGGCCTGGTCCAGCTGATCGTGCACAAGGACCACAGCATCGAGTGGCCGCGGGCCGAGACCCAGACGCACTGGATCGCCATGGGCGCGGATGAAGACCTCACCGAGGCCACGCGCATCGCCATCCGCCAGGCCACCGAGCTGATCCACGACCGCTGGGGCGTGGACACGGGCGAGGCGTACCGCCTCGTCAGCCTGGCCTGCGATCTCCGCATCACCCAGCTCGTCGACCAGAAGGTCGGCGTCCACGTCATGATCCCGAAGTCCATCTTCAACGCGGGTAGCGAACCATGA
- a CDS encoding Xaa-Pro peptidase family protein, protein MISRRSFLGVSSAALAGTACQGAESQTREAASQDVPAPIAALTSVRDQARPITREERAGRMEKARRLMADNRIDALMLTGGTSLVYFSGIQWGLSERLLALIIPRTGTPFVVCPFFEEDRAREQLADGPFDADSEVLTWHEDGDPYALVAQGLRDRGIATGRLGVEETVRFVFSNGVAQAAPALEITSGTPISAGCRIHKDAHELELMQLANDVTLRAYKAAYESMEEGMTQSDFGRLVSMAHERQGFSGGASVQTGEYAALPHGSRTPQVIREGTILLIDGGCGVEGYRSDMSRTFVLGQPTQKMRDVFEIELAAQTAALEAAQLGVPCEDVDAAARKVISDAGYGPDYAYFTHRVGHGIGMDGHEWPYLVRGNTLPLAVGMTFSDEPGIYIPGEFGVRLEDCMYVTEQGAKLFTPQSTSLDTPFAGVA, encoded by the coding sequence ATGATCTCTCGTCGCTCCTTCCTGGGTGTCTCCTCCGCGGCGCTCGCCGGCACCGCCTGTCAGGGCGCAGAATCGCAGACCCGCGAGGCGGCCTCGCAGGACGTGCCCGCCCCCATCGCGGCGCTCACGTCCGTGCGGGACCAGGCGCGCCCCATCACCCGCGAGGAGCGGGCGGGCCGGATGGAGAAGGCGCGCCGCCTCATGGCGGACAACCGCATCGACGCGTTGATGCTCACGGGCGGGACGTCGCTCGTGTACTTCTCCGGCATCCAGTGGGGGCTGTCCGAGCGGCTGCTCGCGCTGATCATCCCCCGCACCGGAACGCCCTTCGTGGTCTGTCCCTTCTTCGAGGAGGACCGCGCCCGCGAGCAGCTGGCGGACGGCCCCTTCGACGCCGACAGCGAAGTGCTGACGTGGCACGAGGACGGCGACCCCTACGCGCTCGTGGCCCAGGGGCTGCGCGACCGCGGCATCGCCACCGGACGCCTCGGCGTGGAAGAGACGGTGCGGTTCGTGTTCTCCAACGGCGTGGCCCAGGCCGCCCCCGCGCTGGAGATCACCAGCGGCACCCCGATCAGCGCCGGATGCCGCATCCACAAGGACGCGCACGAGCTCGAGCTCATGCAGCTCGCCAACGACGTGACGTTGCGGGCCTACAAGGCCGCCTACGAGTCGATGGAAGAGGGCATGACCCAATCCGACTTCGGGCGCCTGGTGTCGATGGCGCACGAGCGCCAAGGCTTCTCCGGCGGCGCCAGCGTGCAGACGGGCGAATACGCTGCGCTGCCGCACGGCTCGCGCACCCCGCAGGTGATCCGGGAGGGGACCATCCTCCTGATCGACGGCGGCTGCGGCGTGGAGGGATACCGCTCCGACATGAGCCGTACCTTCGTGCTGGGCCAGCCCACACAGAAGATGCGGGACGTCTTCGAGATCGAGTTGGCGGCCCAGACGGCCGCGCTGGAGGCCGCGCAGCTCGGTGTGCCCTGCGAGGACGTGGACGCGGCCGCGCGCAAGGTCATCTCCGACGCCGGCTACGGGCCCGACTACGCCTACTTCACGCACCGCGTGGGCCACGGGATCGGCATGGACGGCCACGAGTGGCCGTACCTGGTGCGCGGGAACACGCTGCCGCTCGCGGTGGGCATGACCTTCAGCGACGAGCCCGGCATCTACATCCCGGGTGAGTTCGGTGTGCGCCTGGAGGACTGCATGTACGTCACCGAGCAGGGCGCGAAGCTGTTCACGCCGCAGTCGACCTCGCTCGACACTCCCTTCGCGGGGGTGGCGTGA
- a CDS encoding ankyrin repeat domain-containing protein: MYPNPQDVLPLPPRPSPAQYRTRAKELVEASHCGIDGIRTWAARWVEALLRLLPDERSSPRDPRRYVHELADFAHARLVDHGSNVSQALFVIARAHGFPSWTALLCHIESLVREDSPAGAFERAADAIVAGDLSGLEQVLAAHPSLLHARSTREHRATLLHYVAANGVENYRQRTPPNIVALTRLLLDAGADIDAEADVYGGGATTLGLVATSAHPRRRGVQNDLIDLLLERGAALAPGMVRACLANGCPEAGAHLAARGAALDLVEAAGIGRVDVIERWIQSTPFAPASAEAVEALLMAAWYDQRPTLAVLLDAGVDPSQRAADDGRTALHLAAYEGHAALVELLLARGAEIDALDGRYGTPPLVWALHAWLEEGRSPDPYRRTVGALVAAGAHVDPAWIDEPRLAAEPEVLALLRQRAGGG, encoded by the coding sequence ATGTATCCCAATCCCCAGGACGTCCTCCCGCTTCCGCCGCGTCCCTCTCCGGCCCAGTACCGGACCCGCGCCAAGGAGCTGGTCGAGGCCAGCCACTGCGGGATCGACGGTATCCGGACCTGGGCCGCCCGCTGGGTCGAGGCGTTGTTGCGCCTGTTGCCGGACGAGCGTTCCTCGCCTCGTGACCCCAGGCGGTACGTCCACGAGCTCGCCGACTTCGCGCACGCACGGCTCGTAGACCACGGGTCGAACGTCAGTCAGGCGCTGTTCGTGATCGCGCGCGCCCACGGCTTCCCGAGTTGGACCGCGCTGCTGTGCCACATCGAGTCCCTCGTCCGGGAGGACTCGCCCGCGGGCGCGTTCGAGCGCGCTGCGGATGCGATCGTCGCAGGAGACCTGTCTGGGCTCGAACAGGTGCTCGCTGCCCACCCGTCGCTCCTCCACGCGCGCTCCACCCGGGAGCACCGCGCGACACTGCTGCACTACGTGGCCGCGAACGGGGTGGAGAACTATCGGCAGAGGACTCCGCCCAACATCGTGGCGCTCACCCGCCTCCTCCTGGATGCCGGTGCCGACATCGATGCCGAGGCGGACGTCTACGGCGGGGGCGCCACCACACTCGGTCTGGTGGCAACGAGCGCGCATCCGAGACGCAGGGGCGTCCAGAACGACCTGATCGACCTGCTGCTCGAGCGGGGCGCGGCGCTTGCGCCCGGGATGGTTCGTGCCTGCCTGGCGAACGGGTGTCCCGAAGCGGGTGCGCATCTCGCCGCGCGTGGCGCCGCCCTGGATCTGGTGGAAGCGGCCGGGATCGGACGGGTCGACGTCATCGAACGGTGGATCCAGTCCACACCGTTCGCGCCCGCTTCCGCAGAAGCGGTCGAGGCGCTGCTCATGGCGGCGTGGTACGACCAACGTCCGACCCTCGCGGTTCTCCTGGATGCGGGGGTGGACCCGTCGCAGCGGGCCGCGGACGACGGCCGGACCGCGTTGCACCTGGCCGCCTACGAAGGCCACGCCGCCCTGGTGGAGCTGCTCCTGGCGCGCGGGGCGGAGATCGATGCGCTGGACGGCCGCTACGGGACCCCACCCCTGGTGTGGGCGCTCCACGCGTGGCTGGAAGAGGGACGGTCCCCGGACCCCTACCGGCGCACGGTCGGCGCGCTCGTGGCCGCAGGCGCGCACGTCGACCCGGCCTGGATCGACGAGCCTCGCCTGGCCGCCGAGCCGGAGGTGTTGGCGCTGCTCAGGCAGCGCGCCGGGGGAGGTTGA
- a CDS encoding mercuric reductase, translating to MTQPEPCDALIIGTGQAGKPLAGALAKAGWRVVVVEKGRVGGTCVVEGCTPTKTMVASARVAHLARRARDYGVHAGEVTVDLAAVRARKRAIVDAWSGSSERGLTKHDTLELVPGVARFTGPRAVSVHDAETDGEGVPARRFAAEHVFINAGTRTRIPDLPGLDRVPYLTSTSIMELAEVPEHLIVLGGGFIGLEFGQMFRRFGAAVTIVEGGARLVAREDEDVSDALADILRDEGIDLRLDTPAERVGVGPDGGIALHLEGGDTVLGSHLLVAIGRRSNADGLGLEHTGLEPDARGFIPVDDRCRTGVENVWALGDITGAPPFTHISYDDYRVVESQLLGDGSVTRAGRLLPYVMFTDPQLGRVGLTEADARKQGRDIRVAKLPMERVARAVETDETRGFMKAVVDAGTDRVLGAAILGIEGGEVMSVLQMAMVADLPFTALRDGVFAHPTLAESLNNLFLALE from the coding sequence ATGACCCAGCCCGAGCCCTGTGACGCCCTCATCATCGGAACAGGCCAGGCCGGGAAGCCGCTGGCCGGCGCGCTGGCCAAGGCCGGATGGCGGGTGGTCGTCGTCGAGAAGGGACGCGTGGGCGGGACGTGCGTGGTAGAGGGCTGCACGCCCACCAAGACCATGGTGGCCAGCGCGCGGGTCGCGCACCTGGCCCGGCGCGCCCGCGACTACGGCGTGCACGCGGGGGAGGTCACCGTGGACCTGGCGGCCGTGCGCGCCCGGAAACGGGCGATCGTGGACGCGTGGAGCGGCAGCAGCGAGCGCGGGCTGACGAAGCACGATACGCTCGAGCTGGTCCCCGGCGTGGCGCGCTTCACGGGCCCGCGCGCGGTCTCCGTCCACGACGCGGAGACGGATGGCGAGGGCGTGCCCGCTCGCCGCTTCGCCGCCGAGCACGTCTTCATCAACGCCGGCACCCGCACGCGGATCCCCGACCTCCCCGGCCTGGACCGTGTCCCGTATCTGACCTCCACGTCGATCATGGAGCTCGCGGAGGTGCCGGAGCACCTGATCGTCCTCGGGGGCGGGTTCATCGGGCTCGAGTTCGGCCAGATGTTCCGGCGCTTCGGCGCCGCCGTCACGATCGTGGAGGGCGGCGCGCGTCTCGTCGCGCGCGAGGACGAGGACGTCTCGGACGCGCTCGCCGACATCCTGCGGGACGAGGGGATCGACCTCCGGCTGGACACACCTGCCGAACGCGTCGGCGTCGGTCCCGACGGTGGCATCGCGTTGCACCTGGAAGGGGGCGACACGGTGCTGGGAAGCCACCTGCTGGTGGCCATCGGCCGCAGGTCAAACGCCGATGGTCTCGGCCTCGAGCACACCGGTCTGGAGCCGGACGCGCGCGGCTTCATCCCTGTGGACGATCGCTGCCGGACCGGGGTGGAGAACGTCTGGGCGCTGGGCGACATCACCGGCGCGCCTCCGTTCACCCACATCTCCTACGACGACTACCGCGTGGTCGAGTCGCAGCTGCTCGGCGACGGGTCCGTGACCCGGGCGGGTCGCCTGCTGCCCTACGTGATGTTCACGGACCCCCAGCTCGGGCGCGTGGGCCTGACGGAGGCCGATGCCCGGAAGCAGGGGCGGGACATCCGGGTCGCGAAGCTCCCGATGGAGCGTGTGGCGCGCGCCGTGGAGACGGACGAGACCCGCGGGTTCATGAAGGCCGTGGTGGACGCCGGGACCGACCGGGTCCTGGGCGCGGCCATCCTCGGGATCGAAGGCGGCGAGGTGATGAGCGTCCTGCAGATGGCCATGGTGGCGGACCTGCCGTTCACGGCGCTCCGGGATGGGGTGTTCGCCCATCCCACCCTGGCGGAATCGCTGAACAACCTGTTCTTGGCGCTGGAGTAG
- a CDS encoding ATP-binding protein translates to MGDMIGREAEWRQLVDFATSGERAASLGLVWGRRRIGKSFLLQGLAEQTQGFYYHAVRGSSGESLQDLGRHLGTHVRSIAPLAFGSWDDAIGALMDLGNRRETLVVLDEFPYMLEHTPALDSLVQRAYAPRAGTRRETRTRLVLCGSALSVMGQLLTGTAPLRGRASLDLRLQPFDFRTARLLHGIDHLETAVLTYAVIGGVAAYAREMVGHDLPTGPHDFDRWVSLRVLSPTSPLFGEVDLLFADDPTLSKARKPNLYHSTLAGVALGNHAWSSLTNYVKIPGGSLSSVVSALVSADFITEVQDPVRDNRPTYQPADPLIRFHYTILRRHQARLRRHGADIDALWAELTPTFRSQVLGPCFESMARSWTMHFASHDTLGGAPVHVGPTTLSVTNGDTGATEQRELDVVVAGGDAETPSGRTVTAIGEAKVGERLSLRHLRRLEEARRALGETAASAKLLLFGQHFDPDLLRADGDRDDLEIVDLARLYEGE, encoded by the coding sequence ATGGGCGACATGATCGGCCGCGAGGCCGAATGGCGGCAACTGGTGGACTTCGCCACCAGCGGAGAGCGTGCGGCCAGTCTGGGTCTGGTCTGGGGCCGGCGGCGCATCGGTAAGTCCTTCCTGCTCCAGGGCCTGGCCGAGCAGACGCAGGGCTTCTACTACCATGCCGTGCGCGGATCGAGCGGTGAATCCCTGCAGGATCTCGGAAGGCACCTCGGGACGCACGTAAGGTCCATCGCTCCCCTCGCGTTCGGATCATGGGACGACGCCATCGGTGCCTTGATGGACCTGGGGAATCGCCGGGAGACGCTCGTCGTCCTGGATGAGTTCCCCTACATGCTGGAGCACACGCCGGCACTGGACTCCCTGGTGCAGAGGGCGTACGCGCCCCGGGCGGGCACACGACGGGAGACCCGGACCCGTCTGGTCCTGTGCGGATCGGCCCTGAGCGTCATGGGACAGCTCCTCACCGGAACCGCGCCCCTGCGGGGTCGAGCCTCGCTCGACCTCAGGCTGCAACCGTTCGACTTCCGCACCGCGCGTCTGCTGCACGGAATCGATCATCTGGAGACCGCGGTCCTGACCTACGCGGTCATCGGTGGGGTCGCCGCGTACGCTCGGGAGATGGTGGGACACGATCTTCCCACCGGCCCCCACGATTTCGACCGTTGGGTTTCGCTCCGTGTGCTCTCTCCGACCTCACCCCTGTTCGGCGAAGTGGACCTGTTGTTCGCAGACGACCCCACGCTGTCGAAGGCGCGCAAGCCGAACCTCTACCACTCGACGCTCGCCGGTGTGGCACTCGGCAACCACGCCTGGAGTTCGCTGACGAACTACGTGAAGATCCCTGGCGGCTCCCTCTCCAGCGTGGTGTCGGCCCTCGTGTCTGCCGATTTCATCACCGAGGTGCAGGACCCGGTGCGGGACAACCGTCCGACCTACCAGCCGGCCGATCCTCTGATTCGCTTCCACTACACCATCCTCCGTCGCCACCAGGCCAGGTTGCGCCGCCACGGTGCGGACATCGATGCGCTTTGGGCGGAACTCACCCCTACGTTCCGCTCTCAGGTCCTGGGGCCGTGCTTCGAGTCGATGGCCCGGTCGTGGACGATGCACTTCGCCAGCCACGACACGCTTGGAGGTGCACCCGTCCACGTCGGACCCACGACGTTGTCCGTCACCAACGGTGATACCGGCGCGACAGAGCAACGAGAGCTCGACGTGGTGGTGGCGGGTGGAGATGCCGAGACCCCGAGCGGCCGAACGGTGACGGCGATCGGCGAGGCGAAGGTTGGCGAACGGCTCTCACTCCGACACCTGCGGCGACTCGAGGAGGCGCGGAGAGCGCTGGGGGAGACCGCCGCGTCCGCCAAGCTGCTGCTGTTCGGGCAGCACTTCGACCCCGACCTCCTCCGGGCTGACGGGGACCGCGACGACCTGGAGATCGTCGACCTGGCACGGCTCTACGAAGGCGAATAG
- a CDS encoding 6-bladed beta-propeller, whose protein sequence is MRARSFASLRKTFSTILFVVVTVSGCQSVEAQSSRAVHRERPAAIRLVPVVRLDPNASPFGPTTRILWHRGNYLIVDERKGHEVFVFDAQGEFLTGVGRQGRGPGEFSDIIALGVGAADSVVLFDRGNLRMIVLDPTYRVAREEPLPFVPEKNALLGVAGGAMLVATASGFRTGDVAGVSLIGSRGEVMWTAPDRTYSSGGYVRGVDFAPSTAGHAWVLNNPDYTLRRIDLRTGASIGATLELAGPDWASFTRGGGPPSFGLGVGEDATNRVWTIIRMPQEVSPRPLPPDAPYPTEGPAGIFDLVIEVVDASRGAVIAQSRLDDFPGGLLGRGPVAGSMRVFTYDDEMGAVVVWDAFVN, encoded by the coding sequence ATGCGCGCTCGCTCATTCGCTTCGCTGCGAAAGACGTTCTCTACCATTCTCTTTGTAGTCGTCACGGTCTCAGGTTGCCAGAGTGTCGAGGCACAGTCTTCGCGCGCTGTTCATCGGGAGCGTCCCGCAGCAATCCGCCTCGTTCCGGTAGTCAGGCTGGACCCGAACGCATCGCCGTTCGGTCCAACAACACGGATTCTCTGGCACCGCGGAAACTACCTCATCGTCGACGAACGCAAGGGCCACGAGGTCTTTGTCTTTGATGCGCAAGGCGAATTCCTGACCGGTGTGGGGCGTCAAGGACGAGGTCCGGGGGAGTTCAGCGACATCATCGCGCTTGGGGTCGGAGCGGCGGATTCCGTGGTCCTCTTCGACCGTGGTAATCTGAGAATGATCGTGCTTGACCCTACCTACAGAGTGGCTCGCGAAGAGCCGCTGCCATTTGTTCCCGAGAAGAATGCGCTCCTCGGGGTCGCGGGGGGCGCGATGCTCGTCGCGACCGCATCCGGGTTTCGCACCGGCGATGTCGCCGGGGTGTCGCTGATCGGGAGCAGGGGTGAGGTAATGTGGACTGCTCCGGATCGAACCTACTCGAGCGGCGGCTACGTTCGGGGAGTGGACTTCGCGCCGTCCACCGCCGGCCACGCCTGGGTGTTGAACAACCCCGACTACACTCTCCGGCGAATCGACCTGCGTACGGGGGCCAGCATAGGTGCGACGCTTGAACTCGCTGGCCCCGACTGGGCTTCCTTCACCCGGGGCGGAGGACCGCCGAGCTTCGGTCTGGGTGTGGGCGAGGACGCGACGAACAGGGTGTGGACCATCATCAGGATGCCTCAAGAAGTGTCCCCTCGCCCCCTTCCGCCCGACGCTCCCTATCCTACCGAAGGCCCTGCAGGAATCTTCGATCTGGTGATCGAGGTCGTCGACGCGAGTCGCGGAGCCGTCATTGCACAGTCGCGCCTGGACGACTTCCCGGGAGGGTTGTTGGGTCGGGGGCCCGTCGCCGGGTCCATGAGGGTATTCACGTACGACGATGAAATGGGTGCGGTCGTTGTGTGGGACGCGTTCGTCAACTAG
- a CDS encoding DUF1622 domain-containing protein yields the protein MERGWVEPVARWIEMAGVAAILIGGIIATCVFLAAIVRREAFPRVYHQYRANLGRAILLGLELLVAGDIIGTILVEPTLRTVSALGLVVLIRTFLSFSLEAEIEGRLPWQQNAAPSGASSTIGSPPSAAGGRRG from the coding sequence ATGGAACGAGGGTGGGTGGAACCGGTCGCACGTTGGATCGAGATGGCCGGGGTCGCGGCCATTCTCATCGGCGGCATCATTGCGACCTGCGTCTTCCTGGCCGCGATCGTGCGCCGGGAGGCGTTCCCGCGCGTCTACCACCAGTACCGCGCCAACCTGGGCCGGGCGATCCTGCTCGGGCTCGAGCTCCTCGTGGCGGGAGACATCATCGGGACCATCCTGGTCGAGCCGACGCTGCGGACCGTCTCGGCCCTTGGATTGGTGGTCCTGATCCGGACCTTCCTCAGCTTCTCCCTGGAAGCCGAGATCGAAGGCCGCCTCCCGTGGCAGCAGAACGCAGCGCCGTCCGGCGCCAGTTCCACCATCGGGTCCCCGCCATCTGCCGCGGGCGGACGGCGGGGATAG